From Chryseobacterium sp. H1D6B, a single genomic window includes:
- a CDS encoding DUF3307 domain-containing protein, which produces MIFTKLILAHVLGDFILQPNSWVADKENRKLKSKYLYFHVLIHTVLSFVFLWDVQLWWVAVLVGVSHFIIDASKLIFQTIKTKRNWFFIDQMLHITVIAAVSFYFKEFDIEVLKNENLLKIIAAALFLTSPVSIIIKILLSSWTPVSIEHSKIQTESLTSAGKYIGILERLLVFTFILVNHWEGVGFMIAAKSLFRFSDLAQAKQRKLTEYVLIGTLLSFGMAVLIGILIK; this is translated from the coding sequence ATGATTTTCACTAAACTCATATTGGCACATGTACTCGGAGATTTTATTCTCCAGCCAAATTCATGGGTTGCAGATAAAGAAAACCGTAAGCTTAAAAGCAAATATTTATATTTCCATGTTCTGATACACACTGTTTTAAGTTTTGTATTTCTTTGGGACGTACAGCTTTGGTGGGTGGCTGTTTTAGTGGGAGTTTCTCACTTTATCATCGATGCTTCCAAGCTTATTTTTCAAACTATAAAAACGAAAAGAAACTGGTTTTTTATTGATCAGATGCTGCACATCACTGTAATAGCAGCAGTTTCATTTTATTTTAAAGAATTTGACATTGAAGTTCTTAAAAATGAAAATCTTTTAAAAATAATTGCAGCCGCTTTATTTCTAACAAGCCCTGTTTCAATTATAATTAAAATTTTACTTTCCTCATGGACACCGGTTTCAATAGAACACAGTAAAATACAAACCGAATCTTTAACGAGTGCCGGAAAATATATAGGAATTCTAGAACGTTTATTAGTCTTCACCTTTATTTTGGTGAACCACTGGGAAGGAGTAGGTTTTATGATCGCCGCAAAATCATTGTTCAGATTCAGCGATCTAGCACAGGCTAAACAAAGAAAACTAACAGAATATGTACTTATCGGTACGCTGTTAAGCTTTGGAATGGCTGTTTTAATAGGAATTTTAATAAAATAA
- a CDS encoding SatD family protein, whose translation MIAVITGDIINSQHADTEVWITRLKNLLENWGSSPLTWEIYRGDEFQFKCTIDEVFWRFLAIKSLIKSQENLDVRIAIGIGEENFSSEKITESNGTAYVNSGRLLNDIKNDGHTVAVKTSSDTVDRDLNILLRWSSKDFDNWTMATAEIIHEMIMNEDITQEDLAKKFTISQSSVSQRLKRANYELIVETNQYFRKKISEL comes from the coding sequence ATGATAGCGGTCATCACTGGTGATATAATAAATTCGCAGCATGCAGACACAGAAGTTTGGATAACCAGACTGAAGAATCTTCTGGAAAATTGGGGGAGCTCACCGCTTACATGGGAAATATACAGAGGAGACGAATTTCAATTCAAATGCACTATCGATGAAGTTTTCTGGCGTTTTCTAGCCATAAAATCCCTTATAAAAAGTCAGGAAAATTTAGATGTAAGAATTGCTATCGGCATTGGTGAAGAGAATTTTTCTTCCGAGAAAATCACAGAATCGAATGGAACGGCTTACGTCAATTCAGGGAGATTACTGAATGATATTAAAAACGACGGACACACCGTTGCTGTAAAAACATCCAGTGACACCGTAGACCGGGACCTGAATATTCTATTGAGATGGTCTTCCAAAGATTTTGACAACTGGACGATGGCCACCGCAGAGATCATTCATGAAATGATCATGAACGAAGACATCACACAGGAAGATCTGGCCAAAAAATTCACGATTTCACAATCGTCGGTAAGCCAGCGACTGAAACGAGCAAACTACGAGTTGATCGTAGAAACTAATCAATATTTTAGAAAGAAAATTTCAGAACTGTAA
- a CDS encoding acyl-CoA dehydrogenase family protein has product MNTETMNNIKMIAETAREFAEKNIRPNIMEWDESQTFPKELFHQLGEMGFMGIVVPEQYGGSGLGYHEYVAILDEISQVDPSIGLSVAAHNSLCTNHIYEFGNEEQRNKWLPQLATGKVIGAWGLTEHNTGSDSGGMSTTAVKDGDEWIINGAKNFITHAISGDIAVVMTRTGEIGAKNNSTAFVLEKGMPGFTSGKKENKLGMRASETAELIFDNVRVPDSHRLGEVGEGFKQAMKILDGGRISIAALSLGTARGAYKAALKYAKERHQFGKSIASFQAINFMLADMATEIDAAELLIQRASNLKNAKQKMTKEGAMAKLYASEACVRIANNAVQIFGGYGYTKDFPAEKYYRDSKLCTIGEGTSEIQRLVIGRDITQ; this is encoded by the coding sequence ATGAACACAGAAACAATGAACAACATTAAAATGATAGCAGAAACAGCAAGAGAATTTGCTGAGAAAAATATCAGACCAAACATCATGGAATGGGATGAAAGCCAAACATTTCCAAAAGAACTATTTCATCAATTAGGAGAAATGGGCTTCATGGGAATTGTTGTTCCTGAGCAGTATGGCGGTTCTGGTCTTGGTTATCACGAATATGTTGCCATTTTAGATGAAATTTCTCAGGTAGATCCATCTATAGGACTTTCTGTAGCAGCCCACAATTCACTTTGCACCAATCATATTTATGAATTCGGAAACGAAGAGCAGAGAAATAAATGGCTTCCTCAATTAGCAACAGGAAAAGTAATCGGTGCTTGGGGATTAACAGAGCATAATACAGGTTCTGATTCAGGAGGAATGTCTACCACTGCTGTAAAAGATGGTGACGAATGGATAATAAATGGAGCAAAAAACTTCATTACACACGCTATTTCCGGAGATATTGCCGTAGTAATGACAAGAACGGGTGAAATAGGAGCTAAAAACAACTCTACAGCTTTCGTATTAGAAAAAGGGATGCCTGGTTTTACTTCCGGTAAAAAAGAAAATAAATTAGGAATGCGTGCTTCTGAAACTGCAGAATTAATCTTCGATAACGTACGTGTTCCGGATTCTCATCGTTTAGGAGAAGTTGGAGAAGGTTTCAAACAGGCTATGAAAATCTTAGATGGAGGAAGAATTTCAATTGCGGCTTTAAGTTTAGGAACTGCAAGAGGAGCGTATAAAGCAGCTTTAAAATATGCTAAAGAAAGACACCAGTTTGGAAAATCAATCGCAAGTTTCCAGGCTATCAACTTTATGCTTGCTGATATGGCAACAGAAATTGATGCCGCTGAACTTCTGATCCAGAGAGCTTCAAATCTTAAAAATGCTAAACAGAAAATGACAAAAGAAGGAGCCATGGCTAAACTTTATGCTTCTGAAGCTTGTGTAAGAATTGCTAATAATGCAGTACAGATCTTCGGAGGATACGGTTATACAAAAGATTTCCCTGCTGAAAAATACTACAGAGACTCTAAACTTTGTACAATTGGAGAAGGAACATCAGAAATCCAGAGACTTGTGATCGGAAGAGATATTACTCAATAA
- a CDS encoding endonuclease, with protein MKKILLPILLVSSYITAQIPAGYYDGTAGLTGYTLKSKLHDIIAAKNVNWNYGDLMNYYNQTDLDTYYDHDASNTTLLLDIYSEIPTGPDAYEYTSAQLISSAATEGLGYNREHMMPQSTFYSNYPMYSDLFYVIPTDAKINQLRSNYPYGISTTTPSNVYYTFTNSSKIGKSAIPNYPYTGRVYEPINEFKGDIARSLLYFAVRYEGKLGTFNFNNNANPASDSNPLDGTEEKAFDDAYIAMLLQWHAQDPVSQREIDRNNTVYAIQKNRNPFIDNPQWVNVIWGQTPDTAAPQTPSNLTASQTSAYFTTLNWSPSSSTDVIGYKIYQNGVLVASTKNTSISIDHLTPSTAYNFTVKAYDNGYLFSADSNTISVNTLASDVYAKDLFVSKYLEGTADNKALEITNRTGHAVNLSDYRLSIQFPGTNSYYFPAPYELEGIVQNNETFVILNPNANFSCLTVSQARFATAAPQMTFTGSQYVELRYKSSTVDAIGISGQNNSSALGNISLYRKNTVNQPNTLFNLTEWDSYASNYCQNLGVLAVTDLITGNKEITIYPNPVNDNIFVSGNIQGTKKAQILDFSGRLLYTEESPFKNKKNISVQNLKTGTYLLKIDNKIYQFIKK; from the coding sequence ATGAAAAAAATTCTACTTCCTATATTATTAGTTTCATCTTATATCACTGCACAGATTCCTGCAGGCTATTATGATGGAACAGCAGGGCTTACGGGATATACTCTGAAATCGAAACTGCATGACATTATTGCAGCAAAGAATGTCAACTGGAATTATGGCGATCTTATGAATTATTATAATCAGACAGATCTGGATACATATTATGACCATGATGCTTCAAACACAACTTTACTGCTGGATATTTATTCTGAGATTCCTACGGGACCTGATGCGTATGAATATACTTCAGCGCAGCTGATATCAAGCGCTGCAACTGAAGGGCTGGGGTACAATAGAGAGCATATGATGCCGCAAAGTACTTTCTATAGTAATTATCCTATGTATTCTGATTTATTTTACGTTATTCCTACAGATGCGAAAATTAATCAATTAAGGAGTAATTACCCCTACGGAATATCCACTACGACCCCTTCTAATGTATATTACACTTTTACTAATTCTTCAAAAATAGGAAAAAGCGCGATTCCTAATTATCCGTATACCGGGCGTGTGTACGAACCTATTAATGAATTTAAAGGAGACATTGCAAGAAGCTTACTATATTTCGCAGTAAGATATGAAGGGAAATTAGGAACTTTTAATTTTAATAACAACGCTAATCCTGCATCGGACAGCAATCCTTTAGACGGAACAGAAGAAAAAGCTTTTGATGATGCTTATATTGCTATGCTTCTTCAATGGCATGCACAGGATCCTGTTTCTCAACGAGAGATCGATAGAAACAATACAGTATACGCTATTCAAAAAAATAGAAATCCATTTATTGACAATCCGCAATGGGTAAATGTTATCTGGGGCCAGACTCCTGATACAGCCGCCCCTCAAACACCTTCTAATTTAACAGCTTCACAAACCAGTGCTTATTTCACAACATTGAACTGGTCGCCAAGCTCAAGTACGGATGTTATAGGATATAAAATTTATCAAAATGGAGTATTAGTAGCTTCTACTAAAAATACCTCTATAAGTATTGACCATCTTACGCCTTCTACAGCATACAATTTTACTGTTAAAGCCTATGATAATGGTTATTTATTTTCTGCCGACAGCAATACGATTTCAGTAAACACATTAGCTTCTGATGTTTACGCTAAAGACTTATTTGTTTCAAAATACTTAGAAGGAACAGCAGATAACAAAGCATTAGAAATTACAAATAGAACAGGACATGCTGTAAATCTTAGTGATTACAGACTGTCCATTCAATTTCCCGGCACAAACAGTTACTATTTTCCAGCCCCTTATGAATTAGAAGGTATTGTCCAGAATAATGAAACTTTTGTTATTTTGAATCCTAATGCTAATTTCTCCTGCCTTACAGTCAGCCAGGCCCGGTTTGCAACTGCAGCTCCCCAGATGACATTTACAGGAAGCCAATATGTAGAACTTCGATATAAATCATCTACTGTTGATGCAATAGGAATTTCAGGACAGAATAATTCATCTGCATTAGGTAACATTTCTCTATATAGAAAAAATACCGTGAACCAGCCTAATACATTATTCAATCTTACAGAATGGGATTCCTATGCAAGTAATTACTGCCAAAATCTTGGAGTATTAGCAGTAACTGATCTTATCACAGGAAATAAAGAGATTACAATTTATCCAAATCCTGTTAATGACAACATTTTTGTAAGTGGAAACATACAGGGTACAAAGAAAGCACAGATCCTTGATTTCTCAGGAAGACTTCTTTACACTGAAGAATCTCCTTTTAAGAATAAGAAAAATATTTCTGTACAGAATTTAAAAACAGGAACTTATTTATTAAAAATAGACAACAAGATTTATCAGTTTATCAAGAAATAA